The following coding sequences are from one Nicotiana tomentosiformis chromosome 3, ASM39032v3, whole genome shotgun sequence window:
- the LOC104111794 gene encoding aspartic proteinase 36-like isoform X2, translated as MVKIMDLRRNGYLILLLVLLGGDYEVGVKGENNVVFNVKHKFGGRGRSVLKDLKDHDARRHGRMLAAADFQLGGNGSPTGAALYFTKLSIGTPSKDYHVQVDTGSDLFWVNCARCLRCPTKSKLGIDLVQYDLQASTTGKSITCEQDVCSAMFNADSSECKVGKPCEYLVTYGDGSSTGGYFVKDNIYLDQVSGDYKTSSLQGTVAFGCSSQQSGDLGTSTNAVDGIIGFGEANSSVISQLAAAGTVKKMFAHCLDGVKGGGIFAIGQVVEPKVNSAPLVPNRAHYTVSLKDIEVGREVLDIPTSLFESKSSKKAIIDSGTTLVYLPSKAYNALMNKLMSKQPQLKTHHLDGDFDCFIYSGNVDDGFPAVTFQFVGNLSLTAYPHDYLFQVRDNEWCIGWQEGTQGKDGNEIYLLGDLLLSNKLVLYDLEKQTIGWTQYDWKPAAAILWVRIR; from the exons ATGGTGAAGATAATGGATCTGAGGAGAAATGGGTATTTGATACTTTTGTTGGTTTTGTTGGGTGGTGATTATGAGGTAGGTGTGAAGGGGGAGAATAATGTGGTTTTCAATGTGAAGCATAAATTTGGCGGGCGTGGAAGGTCTGTTTTGAAGGATCTCAAAGACCACGATGCCCGTCGTCACGGCAGAATGCTCGCCGCCGCCGACTTCCAGTTGGGTGGCAACGGCAGTCCCACCGGTGCAGC GCTATATTTCACTAAGCTTTCAATTGGGACACCTTCAAAGGACTATCATGTCCAGGTCGATACTGGAAGTGACCTTTTTTGGGTAAACTGTGCACGTTGTCTCAGATGTCCTACGAAAAGCAAACTCGGG ATAGATTTAGTGCAATACGACTTACAAGCTTCAACAACTGGGAAATCTATTACCTGCGAGCAAGATGTTTGCAGTGCTATGTTCAATGCAGACAGCTCTGAATGCAAGGTGGGAAAGCCCTGTGAATATTTGGTTACTTATGGAGATGGCAGCTCAACTGGAGGATACTTTGTAAAAGATAACATCTATTTGGATCAAGTGTCGGGAGACTATAAAACATCATCCTTACAGGGAACTGTAGCATTTGG GTGTTCGTCTCAACAATCTGGAGACCTAGGTACATCTACTAATGCGGTTGATGGGATAATTGGTTTTGGAGAAGCAAATTCGTCTGTCATCTCACAGTTAGCTGCAGCTGGAACGGTGAAAAAAATGTTCGCACATTGCCTGGACGGAGTTAAAGGAGGTGGTATATTTGCTATTGGACAAGTAGTTGAGCCAAAAGTAAATTCAGCACCATTAGTCCCAAATCG GGCACATTATACTGTTTCTCTGAAGGATATTGAGGTTGGTAGAGAAGTTCTAGACATCCCGACTTCCCTGTTTGAGTCGAAATCCAGTAAAAAAGCAATAATTGACAGCGGGACAACTTTAGTATATCTTCCGAGCAAGGCCTATAATGCTCTCATGAACAAG CTGATGTCAAAACAACCACAATTGAAGACTCATCATCTTGACGGAGACTTTGACTGCTTTATCTACAGCGGAAA TGTTGACGATGGTTTCCCAGCTGTAACATTTCAGTTTGTGGGAAATCTTTCTTTGACAGCTTATCCCCATGATTATCTTTTCCAAGTTCGC GACAATGAATGGTGTATTGGTTGGCAGGAGGGAACACAGGGAAAGGATGGAAATGAAATCTATCTGTTAGGAG ATCTTCTGTTATCAAACAAGCTTGTTCTGTATGATCTTGAGAAACAGACCATTGGTTGGACTCAATATGACT GGAAACCGGCAGCTGCTATTCTTTGGGTGCGCATTAGGTAA
- the LOC104111794 gene encoding aspartic proteinase 36-like isoform X1 has translation MVKIMDLRRNGYLILLLVLLGGDYEVGVKGENNVVFNVKHKFGGRGRSVLKDLKDHDARRHGRMLAAADFQLGGNGSPTGAALYFTKLSIGTPSKDYHVQVDTGSDLFWVNCARCLRCPTKSKLGIDLVQYDLQASTTGKSITCEQDVCSAMFNADSSECKVGKPCEYLVTYGDGSSTGGYFVKDNIYLDQVSGDYKTSSLQGTVAFGCSSQQSGDLGTSTNAVDGIIGFGEANSSVISQLAAAGTVKKMFAHCLDGVKGGGIFAIGQVVEPKVNSAPLVPNRAHYTVSLKDIEVGREVLDIPTSLFESKSSKKAIIDSGTTLVYLPSKAYNALMNKLMSKQPQLKTHHLDGDFDCFIYSGNVDDGFPAVTFQFVGNLSLTAYPHDYLFQVRDNEWCIGWQEGTQGKDGNEIYLLGDLLLSNKLVLYDLEKQTIGWTQYDCSSSIKVKDETSGNVYTVGAHKISSASNLDSRMAFTFFLSIISFLCFLLN, from the exons ATGGTGAAGATAATGGATCTGAGGAGAAATGGGTATTTGATACTTTTGTTGGTTTTGTTGGGTGGTGATTATGAGGTAGGTGTGAAGGGGGAGAATAATGTGGTTTTCAATGTGAAGCATAAATTTGGCGGGCGTGGAAGGTCTGTTTTGAAGGATCTCAAAGACCACGATGCCCGTCGTCACGGCAGAATGCTCGCCGCCGCCGACTTCCAGTTGGGTGGCAACGGCAGTCCCACCGGTGCAGC GCTATATTTCACTAAGCTTTCAATTGGGACACCTTCAAAGGACTATCATGTCCAGGTCGATACTGGAAGTGACCTTTTTTGGGTAAACTGTGCACGTTGTCTCAGATGTCCTACGAAAAGCAAACTCGGG ATAGATTTAGTGCAATACGACTTACAAGCTTCAACAACTGGGAAATCTATTACCTGCGAGCAAGATGTTTGCAGTGCTATGTTCAATGCAGACAGCTCTGAATGCAAGGTGGGAAAGCCCTGTGAATATTTGGTTACTTATGGAGATGGCAGCTCAACTGGAGGATACTTTGTAAAAGATAACATCTATTTGGATCAAGTGTCGGGAGACTATAAAACATCATCCTTACAGGGAACTGTAGCATTTGG GTGTTCGTCTCAACAATCTGGAGACCTAGGTACATCTACTAATGCGGTTGATGGGATAATTGGTTTTGGAGAAGCAAATTCGTCTGTCATCTCACAGTTAGCTGCAGCTGGAACGGTGAAAAAAATGTTCGCACATTGCCTGGACGGAGTTAAAGGAGGTGGTATATTTGCTATTGGACAAGTAGTTGAGCCAAAAGTAAATTCAGCACCATTAGTCCCAAATCG GGCACATTATACTGTTTCTCTGAAGGATATTGAGGTTGGTAGAGAAGTTCTAGACATCCCGACTTCCCTGTTTGAGTCGAAATCCAGTAAAAAAGCAATAATTGACAGCGGGACAACTTTAGTATATCTTCCGAGCAAGGCCTATAATGCTCTCATGAACAAG CTGATGTCAAAACAACCACAATTGAAGACTCATCATCTTGACGGAGACTTTGACTGCTTTATCTACAGCGGAAA TGTTGACGATGGTTTCCCAGCTGTAACATTTCAGTTTGTGGGAAATCTTTCTTTGACAGCTTATCCCCATGATTATCTTTTCCAAGTTCGC GACAATGAATGGTGTATTGGTTGGCAGGAGGGAACACAGGGAAAGGATGGAAATGAAATCTATCTGTTAGGAG ATCTTCTGTTATCAAACAAGCTTGTTCTGTATGATCTTGAGAAACAGACCATTGGTTGGACTCAATATGACT GCTCGTCGAGCATTAAAGTGAAAGACGAAACTTCTGGAAATGTGTATACTGTGGGTGCTCACAAGATTTCATCAGCGTCTAATTTGGATTCAAGAATGGCTTTTACATTCTTCTTGTCAATCATCTCTTTTCTCTGCTTTTTGTTGAACTGA